In the genome of Desulfovibrio desulfuricans, the window GGCCTACAGGCTCCAGCAGGTGCCTGTGCGCATATTTGCCGCATCGGGCACCCTTGTCGTGGTGCTGTTCTATCTTATCGCCCAGATGGTGGGCGCGGGGCAGCTCATCAAGCTGCTCTTCGGGCTTGATTACCACTATGCGGTGGTTATCGTGGGCCTGCTCATGATGGCCTATGTGCTTTTTGGCGGCATGACGGCAACCACGTGGGTGCAGATCATCAAGGCCTGCCTGCTGCTCGGCGGGGCCTCGTTCATGGCTTTTATGGTTATGGCCCAGTATGGTTTCAGCCCCGAAAAACTTTTCACCGCCGCTGTGGGCATCAAAAAAAGCGCGGCCATCATGGGGCCGGGCGGCTTTGTCAAAGACCCCGTTTCGGCCATTTCGCTCGGCATTGCCCTCATGTTCGGCACCGCCGGGCTGCCGCATATCCTGATGCGCTTTTTTACCGTGCCGGATGCCAGGGAAGCCAGAAAAAGCGTGCTCTGGGCAACCACATGGATCGGCTATTTCTACATTCTGACCTTCATCATCGGCTTCGGGGCCATAGTGTTTGTGAGCACCAATCCCGAATTCCTCGATGCAAACGGCATTTTACGCGGGGGCAGCAACATGGCTGCCGTGCATCTGGCCAACGCCATTGGCGGCAATATCTTTCTTGGCTTTATGTCGGCGGTGGCCTTTGCCACCATTCTGGCAGTAGTGGCGGGGCTGACGCTTTCCGGCGCGTCTGCCGTGGCGCACGACCTCTACGCCTCCGCCCTCAAAAAGGGCAAGGCCAGCTCCAGCGAGGAGCTTAAAATCTCCAAGCTGACAACCGTGGCCCTCGGCATCATCGCCATGTTTCTTGGCATCGTGTTTGAAAAACAGAACGTGGCCTTCATGGTGTCGCTGGCCTTTGCCATTGCGGCCTCGGCCAACTTTCCGGCCCTGATCCT includes:
- a CDS encoding cation acetate symporter — its product is MRGISACTSSHRLRQQKSAPTVSAATFCTALFIAFLPGQTLAAGVIEETQKQNTDWTAIIMFTIFVGASLWITKWAAKRTRSAADFYTAGGGITGFQNGLAIAGDFMSAASFLGISAAVMATGFDGLIYAIGFQVGWPLITFMLAERLRNLGRFTFADVVAYRLQQVPVRIFAASGTLVVVLFYLIAQMVGAGQLIKLLFGLDYHYAVVIVGLLMMAYVLFGGMTATTWVQIIKACLLLGGASFMAFMVMAQYGFSPEKLFTAAVGIKKSAAIMGPGGFVKDPVSAISLGIALMFGTAGLPHILMRFFTVPDAREARKSVLWATTWIGYFYILTFIIGFGAIVFVSTNPEFLDANGILRGGSNMAAVHLANAIGGNIFLGFMSAVAFATILAVVAGLTLSGASAVAHDLYASALKKGKASSSEELKISKLTTVALGIIAMFLGIVFEKQNVAFMVSLAFAIAASANFPALILSVLWKGCTTRGAVAGGFAGLLAALVMTMLSDAVWVATLGNPPGSAPFPYSSPAIFSMPLAFLCIWVVSICDQSPQAQKEREAFADQKIRSETGLGAFKPTAH